Proteins from a single region of Platichthys flesus chromosome 16, fPlaFle2.1, whole genome shotgun sequence:
- the p3h4 gene encoding endoplasmic reticulum protein SC65, whose protein sequence is MLLRSLCLALLLPSLAEAQYEEYSFRSFPQKDIMPLDSAYGYAMEQYGAQKWGESVKFLELSLRLHRLLRDSEAFCSRNCSSVSRDNDTLFADNSLRVVRHILLRAACLKKCKAGFPVFNLSYPRRDLLETFDQRVPYRYIQYSYFQLNNMKKAVAAAHTFLKKNPNDPYLVKNMNYYKTLVDVEEYLIDHEEQPYESVFLKSVALYNSGDFSDSAKNMELAIRQYFEVYSLCLAGCEGSYEILEFKDFYPTLADLYTDMLKCKVKCEAHLTPNVGGFFVEKFVATMYHYLQFSYYKLNDAKNAAPCAASYILFDPNDQVMQQNVEYYHFYQEQWGLKDQDFQPRPEAQRYFKQTTKQKEMLEFALNYLQTDDEDVVSPEETGASDSENPDAEFEGMGDYEESFLAEWWQEPKTKSDAGEVVD, encoded by the exons ATGCTCCTGAGAAGCTTGTGCCTGGCCCTTCTCCTCCCGTCGCTGGCGGAGGCTCAGTATGAGGAGTACAGCTTCAGAAGTTTCCCCCAGAAGGACATCATGCCGCTGGACTCCGCGTACGGATACGCGATGGAGCAGTACGGGGCGCAGAAATGGGGAGAGAGCGTCAAGTTCCTGGAGCTCAGCCTGCGGCTCCACCGGCTGCTGCGGGACAGCGAGGCGTTCTGCAGCCGCAACTGCAGCTCGGTGAGCCGGGACAACGACACTCTGTTCGCCGACAACAGCCTGCGCGTCGTGCGCCACATCCTCTTGAGAGCTGCGTGCCTGAAGAAGTGCAAGGCGGGGTTTCCAGTGTTTAACCTTTCGTATCCACGAAGGGATTTATTGGAAACTTTCGACCAGAGAGTGCCGTATCGGTACATACAGTACTCGTACTTCCAG CTCAATAACATGAAGAAGGCTGTGGCGGCCGCCCACACCTTCCTGAAGAAGAACCCCAATGACCCCTACCTGGTCAAGAACATGAACTACTACAAAACGCTGGTGGACGTGGAGGAATATCTCATCGACCACGAGGAGCAGCCGTACGAG AGTGTTTTCCTGAAGAGCGTGGCGCTCTACAACAGCGGTGACTTCAGCGACAGTGCCAAAAACATGGAGCTGGCCATCAGgcagtactttgaagtatacAGCCTCTGCTTAGCGGGCTGCGAGGGCTCGTATGAGATCTTGGAGTTCAAGGACTTCTACCCAACTCTGGCAG ATCTCTACACTGATATGCTGAAATGTAAGGTGAAATGTGAGGCGCACCTGACGCCCAACGTCGGAGGATTCTTTGTGGAGAAGTTTGTGGCCACAATGTATCACTACCTCCAGTTCTCTTATTATAAAC TGAACGACGCAAAGAACGCGGCTCCGTGTGCAGCCAGCTACATTCTGTTTGACCCCAACGACCAGGTGATGCAGCAGAATGTGGAGTATTATCACTTCTACCAGGAGCAGTGGGGCCTCAAGGACCAGGACTTTCAGCCTCGGCCT GAGGCCCAGAGGTATTTTAAGCAGACGACCAAACAGAAGGAGATGCTGGAGTTTGCACTGAACTACCTACAAACAGACGACGAG GACGTGGTGAGTCCAGAAGAAACGGGCGCCTCTGACTCGGAGAACCCCGATGCCGAGTTTGAGGGGATGGGAGACTATGAGGAGTCCTTCCTGGCCGAATGGTGGCAGGAACCCAAAACGAAGTCGGACGCGGGAGAGGTCGTGGACTGA
- the LOC133971592 gene encoding disintegrin and metalloproteinase domain-containing protein 11-like, which produces MRAVWCFMVFAAVGERLAVSGVDRSPAQDGGMWGWFTPAGRPDSGDTAAEITHPKWLVQQTESEEEVAQDFFDTRVKNSTGDTLPLHLAQTCFRVEAFGHTFTLDLELNHHLLSSEYVERHFNQDGRPAESVGGEHCYYQGRLRGLPESWAAVSTCHGLCGMFSDGFFSYGIEPLHNGTSQDGGAHLIRRMPDIRLPPHCTDCTEDSEWDGRGGDGGDDRPDQAREQQVSGGLRRAKRFVRKPSVQSETKYIELMVINDNEMFVQLRNSSSQTKNFAKAVVNMADAIYKEQLNTRIVLVAMETWTSNNKMPVVEDPLVTLQNFMKYRKDTVKEQSDAVHLFSGRTFHSSRSGMAYTGGVCSQTRGGGINEYGNVGAMAITLCQSLGQNIGMKWNNARSSAGDCRCPDAWLGCIMEDTGYYLPRKFSRCSVDEYTQFLFRGGGSCLFNKPSKLLDPPDCGNGFVEPGEECDCGSQVECARSGGTCCKKCTLTHDAMCSNGLCCSGCKYEQRGVVCRDAVNDCDIPETCTGDSSQCPHNVNKLDGYLCDSSQGRCYGGRCRTRDGQCKGLWGYNSADRFCYEKLNAEGTEKGNCGPSPEGRGWLQCNKPDVLCGFLFCANMTMKPKFGDLQGEVTSFTLYHQNKYLDCRGGHALLEDGSDLGYVEDGTPCGPNMMCLERRCLPVAAFNHSTCARSNFGRICSDHGTCSNEVKCICDRDYTGKDCSVFDPIPEPTVPTGPEKKGPSGTNIIIGSIAGAILLAAIVLGGTGWGFKNIRRGRSGGG; this is translated from the exons ATGCGGGCGGTGTGGTGCTTCATGGTCTTCGCTGCAGTGGGCGAGAGGCTTGCGGTCTcag GTGTGGACAGGAGCCCGGCGCAGGATGGAGGCATGTGGGGCTGGTTTACCCCAGCAGGACGACCGGACAGCGGGGACACGGCGGCCGAGATCACCCACCCGAAGTGGCTGGTGCAGCAGACTGAGTCGGAGGAGGAAGTGGCTCAAGACTTCTTCGATACCAGGGTGAAGAACAGCACCGGAGACACACTG ccacTGCACTTGGCCCAGACCTGTTTCCGAGTGGAAGCCTTTGGACACACCTTCACTCTGGACCTGGAGCTAAACCA TCACCTCCTGTCTTCAGAATACGTGGAGCGGCACTTTAACCAGGATGGCAGACCCGCGGAGTCCGTG GGAGGGGAGCACTGCTACTACCAGGGAAGGTTAAGAGGTTTACCAGAGTCCTGGGCTGCCGTCTCCACCTGCCACGGCCTGTG CGGCATGTTCTCTGACGGCTTCTTCTCTTACGGGATCGAGCCCCTTCACAATGGGACCAGTCAG GATGGTGGCGCTCACTTAATCCGCAGGATGCCTGATATCAGACTTCCCCCCCACTGCACAG ACTGTACAGAGGACAGTGAGTGGGATGGCAGAGGAGGTGACGGTGGTGACGACAGACCGGACCAAGCGAGGGAGCAGCAGGTGTCTGGGGGCCTGAGGCGAGCCAAGAGATTCGTTCGCAAGCCCTCTGTCCAGAGCGAGACCAAATACATTGAGTTGATGGTGATCAACGACAATGAAATG TTTGTACAGCTGCGTAACTCGAGCAGCCAAACCAAGAACTTTGCCAAAGCAGTGGTGAACATGGCCGACGCG ATCTACAAGGAACAGCTGAACACGAGGATCGTTctggttgccatggaaaccTGGACCTCTAATAATAAGATGCCAGTGGTTGAGGACCCATTGGTGACGCTGCAGAACTTCATGAAGTACAGGAAGGACACCGTCAAGGAGCAGAGCGACGCTGTCCATCTTTTCTC AGGACGCACATTTCACAGCAGCCGCAGCGGGATGGCCTACACAGGAGGAGTGTGCTCTCAGACGCGTGGCGGAGGAATCAACGAG TATGGGAATGTCGGTGCAATGGCCATTACTTTGTGTCAGAGTCTTGGCCAGAACATCGGGATGAAGTGGAACAACGCCCGCAGCTCTGCAG GAGACTGCAGGTGTCCGGATGCCTGGCTGGGCTGCATCATGGAAGACACTGG ATACTATCTGCCCAGAAAGTTTTCTCGCTGCAGTGTTGATGAGTACACCCAGTTCCTGTTCCGGGGGGGCGGGAGCTGTCTCTTCAACAAGCCCAGCAAG ctGTTGGATCCTCCAGACTGTGGGAACGGCTTCGTGGAGCCAGGGGAGGAGTGTGACTGTGGATCCCAGGTG GAGTGTGCCCGGAGCGGAGGAACCTGCTGTAAGAAGTGCACGCTCACCCATGATGCCATGTGTAGTAATGGACTTTGCTGCAGTGGCTGCAAG TACGAGCAGAGGGGCGTGGTGTGTCGAGACGCTGTGAACGACTGTGATATCCCAGAGACCTGCACCGGCGACTCCAGCCAG tGTCCTCATAATGTCAACAAGCTGGACGGCTACCTGTGCGATAGCAGTCAG GGCCGCTGTTACGGTGGACGATGCAGGACTCGTGATGGACAGTGTAAAGGACTGTGGGGTTATA ATTCAGCTGACAGGTTTTGTTACGAGAAGCTGAACGCTGAGGGGACAGAGAAGGGAAACTGTGGTCCAAGTCCTGAAGGCCGGGGCTGGCTGCAGTGCAACAAGCC GGACGTTTTATGCGGCTTCTTGTTCTGTGCCAACATGACGATGAAGCCAAAGTTCGGGGACCTGCAGGGGGAGGTGACCAGCTTCACCCTCTACCACCAGAACAAGTACCTGGACTGCAG AGGCGGCCATGCTCTGCTGGAGGACGGCTCTGATCTGGGCTATGTGGAGGACGGCACTCCCTGTGGTCCCAACATGATGTGTTTGGAGCGGCGCTGCCTCCCTGTGGCAGCGTTCAACCACAGCACCTGTGCGCGATCCAACTTTGGCCGCATCTGTTCTGACCACGgg ACCTGCAGCAACGAGGTGAAGTGCATCTGTGACCGGGACTACACGGGGAAGGACTGCAGCGTCTTTGACCCCATCCCCGAGCCGACGGTCCCCACTGGCCCGGAGAAGAAAG GTCCCAGTGGCACCAATATCATAATAGGGTCCATCGCAGGTGCTATTCTCCTGGCAGCTATAGTCCTAGGGGGAACAGGATGGGGATTTAA AAACATTCGGAGAGGAAG ATCTGGTGGCGGATAA
- the 42sp43 gene encoding P43 5S RNA-binding protein-like → MKMEPLRSEKPASAAPRPQLKCSHVNCAAAFTRQWKLKEHETVHTGERPCQCAVVGCGRRFTRKSHLSRHMLQHKGDKQFKCIFATCTKTFLTSSKLKRHVGCAHAAKNKFFTCNQPNCSLTFKKRRLLKLHLKEHDVSAEFKCTKDGCNATFVSHIARKAHKKKHAGYRCPRANCKVQEHSWGKLQKHMAKHSATFECPVCKKVFKKAETLRRHKWVHASHKPVLVCPRKDCQAYFSTTFNLQHHIRKVHLELLKYTCAFPDCPRKFAMRESMNRHLLHHDPAATTLKKRQRAKKSWQKRLNGNHHPLVEQNLHRLFALRMRISRRAKVETNLSGLFNERKIPHYVDPEVNLRNLFGIKQSRPLEEKPEEAPLEEEQAPAV, encoded by the exons ATGAAGATGGAGCCGTTGCGAAGCGAGAAACCGGCGAGCGCTGCACCGAGGCCGCAGCTGAAGTGCAGCCACGTCAACTGCGCAGCCGCTTTCACCAGGCAGTGGAAACTCAAGGAGCATGAGACCGTGCACACCGGAGAG CGGCCGTGCCAGTGCGCAGTTGTAGGCTGTGGTCGACGTTTCACGAGGAAGTCTCACCTGAGCCGCCACATGCTGCAGCACAAAGGAGACAAACAGTTCAA GTGCATATTTGCGACCTGCACCAAGACTTTCCTCACCTCCAGCAAACTGAAAAGACACGTGGGTTGTGCCCACGCAGCGAAAAACAAGTTCTTCACG TGTAACCAGCCCAACTGCTCCTTGACCTTCAAAAAGCGCAGGCTGCTGAAGCTGCACTTGAAGGAGCATGATGTGTCTGCTGAGTTCAA GTGCACCAAGGACGGATGCAACGCTACGTTCGTCTCCCACATCGCCCGCAAAGCTCATAAGAAGAAGCACGCAG gttACCGCTGCCCTCGTGCCAACTGCAAGGTGCAGGAACACAGCTGGGGGAAGCTCCAGAAGCACATGGCCAAACACTCAG CCACCTTCGAGTGCCCAGTGTGCAAGAAGGTGTTTAAGAAGGCCGAAACACTGCGCAGGCACAAGTGGGTCCATGCTTCCCACAAGCCTGTCCTGGTCTGTCCCAGGAAGGACTGCCAAGCCTACTTCTCCACCACCTTTAACCTGCAGCACCACATCCGCAAGGTTCACCTCGAGCTCCTCAAGTACACGTGCGCCTTCCCTGACTGCCCACGCAAGTTTGCTATGCGG GAGAGTATGAATAGACACCTGCTTCACCATGACCCAGCTGCCACCACTCTGAAG AAACGTCAAAGGGCCAAGAAATCGTGGCAGAAGCGCCTGAACGGAAACCACCACCCCCTTGTGGAGCAAAACCTGCATCGCCTCTTCGCCCTGCGCATGCGCATCTCCAGACGGGCGAAAGTGGAGACCAACCTCTCGGGCCTCTTCAACGAACGCAAGATCCCTCATTATGTTGACCCGGAGGTCAACCTGCGCAACCTGTTCGGCATCAAACAGTCCCGTCCTTTGGAGGAGAAACCGGAGGAGGCTCCACTGGAAGAGGAACAGGCTCCGGCAGTTTGA